One region of Ictalurus punctatus breed USDA103 chromosome 6, Coco_2.0, whole genome shotgun sequence genomic DNA includes:
- the fkbp7 gene encoding peptidyl-prolyl cis-trans isomerase FKBP7 — MCKMSERSFLHFILCLQVLVAFLNLICASESTDEIKIEVLFLPENCTQKARKGDLLHAHYDGFLAKDGAQFYCSRSAKDGQPHWFVHGVGEIIKGLDMGLKDMCPGEKRKITVPPSLAFGEKGKDPVPPNATVIFEVELLHVRRGPRSMEAFKEMDRNNDRTLTKEEVKEHLKMEAEKLNVQKEESYFNDVVTDVFRRHDQDADGTLSIKEYNVYEHDEL, encoded by the exons ATGTGCAAGATGTCTGAGCGCTCTTTTCTTCACTTTATTCTCTGTCTTCAAGTTCTCGTTGCCTTTCTCAATTTGATTTGTGCAAGCGAATCAACTGATGAGATTAAAATAGAGGTTTTGTTCTTGCCGGAAAACTGCACCCAGAAAGCGAGGAAGGGGGATTTGTTACACGCACATTATGATGGATTTCTGGCCAAGGACGGAGCTCAGTTCTACTGCAG TCGCTCAGCTAAAGATGGACAGCCTCACTGGTTTGTTCATGGGGTTGGGGAGATCATCAAGGGCCTGGACATGGGCCTGAAAGACATGTGTCCTGGCGAGAAGCGAAAGATCACAGTTCCTCCTTCATTAGCATTcggagagaaagggaaag ATCCTGTGCCACCCAATGCAACTGTGATCTTCGAGGTGGAGCTTTTGCATGTGCGACGAGGACCACGCAGCATGGAAGCCTTTAAGGAAATGGATCGCAACAATGACCGGACTCTTACAAAAGAAGAA gtGAAAGAACACTTGAAAATGGAAGCAGAGAAGTTAAATGTGCAGAAAGAAGAGTCCTATTTCAATGATGTTGTGACTGATGTCTTCCGCCGGCATGACCAGGATGCTGATGGAACTTTGTCCATAAAAGAGTACAATGTCTACGAGCACGATGAGCTTTAG